The Pseudodesulfovibrio alkaliphilus genome has a window encoding:
- a CDS encoding polyprenyl synthetase family protein, producing the protein MNELLRYFQRELPGINGYLDAEAESLSGLVRDVARHIIGSGGKRIRPMLTLLHARALGYDRDDFHAIACALELLHSATLLHDDYLDEAEIRRGRAASHLVFGRTETILAGDALLALANEMGARYGNARLCWLLARGIMETAVGEIEEIQFSKHPTLDREAYMRIIIGKTARLIECACRCGAALAGATPEQEDAAGEYGLNLGIAFQLVDDALDYDSPASETGKPEGGDLREGKVTLPLILFMEDCEEVAGDTLLTLMRDSELTDEQCAEVLAQVQDAGSAGRTREEAAVYVERAKACLALLPPGEERTVLGQAADYVLTRTK; encoded by the coding sequence ATGAACGAACTGCTGCGCTACTTCCAAAGGGAACTCCCAGGAATTAACGGTTATCTCGATGCCGAGGCCGAGTCCTTGAGCGGGTTGGTACGGGATGTCGCCCGGCACATCATCGGCTCCGGGGGCAAGCGCATCCGGCCCATGCTGACCCTGCTCCATGCCCGGGCCCTGGGATATGACCGGGACGACTTTCACGCCATTGCCTGTGCGTTGGAGCTGCTCCATTCGGCCACCCTGCTGCATGACGACTACCTGGACGAAGCCGAGATCCGGCGCGGCCGGGCCGCCTCGCATCTGGTCTTCGGCCGCACCGAGACCATCCTGGCGGGCGACGCCCTGCTGGCCCTGGCCAACGAGATGGGGGCGCGTTACGGCAACGCCCGTCTTTGCTGGCTTCTGGCCCGGGGCATCATGGAGACTGCGGTGGGCGAGATCGAGGAGATCCAGTTCTCCAAGCATCCCACCCTGGACCGCGAGGCGTACATGCGGATCATCATCGGCAAGACCGCCCGGCTCATCGAATGCGCCTGCCGCTGCGGCGCGGCCCTGGCCGGGGCCACCCCGGAGCAGGAGGACGCGGCCGGGGAGTACGGCCTCAACCTGGGCATCGCCTTCCAGCTGGTGGACGATGCCCTGGATTACGATTCGCCCGCGTCCGAGACCGGCAAGCCCGAGGGCGGCGACCTGCGCGAGGGCAAGGTGACCCTGCCGCTGATCCTGTTCATGGAGGACTGCGAGGAGGTGGCCGGCGATACCCTGCTCACCCTGATGCGCGACAGCGAACTGACCGACGAGCAATGCGCAGAGGTTCTGGCCCAGGTCCAGGATGCGGGCAGCGCCGGGCGCACCCGCGAGGAGGCTGCCGTCTATGTGGAACGGGCCAAGGCATGCCTCGCGCTCCTCCCCCCCGGCGAGGAACGCACCGTCCTCGGCCAGGCCGCCGACTATGTGCTGACCAGAACCAAGTGA
- the mqnB gene encoding futalosine hydrolase — protein sequence MILVVTATSKEMQSAFGGVGAPAVEQGGTAEFSLGGLDLLLAVSGVGVVNAALTAGRLMALPGAAGVVNLGIGGAYEVSRFPLGSCVYAWRETWPEYGLLDEEGRVDPKGIGFAQGEVGGKPVWNRLVLNPVNDAATMGLSLPGGCARGSFVTVSGVTGTPERAGWLQMACSADVENMEGFALAYGALRAGLPFLEVRSVSNVVGSRLAGDWDLKGALRALGDFAPRLFTGK from the coding sequence ATGATCCTCGTCGTCACAGCCACGTCAAAGGAGATGCAGTCCGCCTTCGGAGGCGTGGGGGCTCCTGCCGTGGAGCAGGGCGGGACAGCGGAGTTTTCTCTGGGCGGCCTTGATCTGTTGCTGGCCGTGAGCGGGGTGGGGGTGGTCAACGCGGCCCTGACGGCCGGTCGCCTGATGGCCCTGCCCGGCGCAGCCGGAGTGGTCAACCTCGGCATCGGCGGGGCCTACGAGGTGTCGCGGTTCCCCCTGGGTTCCTGTGTCTACGCCTGGCGGGAGACCTGGCCCGAATACGGCCTGCTCGACGAGGAAGGCCGTGTGGACCCCAAGGGCATCGGCTTTGCTCAGGGCGAGGTGGGGGGAAAGCCGGTCTGGAACCGGCTGGTGCTCAACCCGGTCAACGACGCGGCAACCATGGGGCTGTCCCTGCCCGGCGGCTGCGCCCGGGGTTCCTTTGTCACCGTGAGCGGCGTCACCGGCACCCCGGAGAGGGCTGGCTGGCTTCAGATGGCCTGCTCCGCGGACGTGGAGAACATGGAGGGCTTTGCCCTGGCCTACGGAGCCTTGCGGGCGGGCCTGCCGTTTCTGGAGGTGCGCAGTGTCTCCAACGTGGTGGGATCGCGCCTCGCCGGGGACTGGGATCTCAAGGGTGCGCTGCGGGCCCTTGGCGACTTTGCTCCGCGCCTTTTTACCGGGAAGTAG
- the rbr gene encoding rubrerythrin — protein MSLKGTRTEKNLLIAFSGESQARNRYTYFASKAKSEGYVQISKIFEETANHEKEHAKRLFKFLEGGEVEITASYPAGVIGSTLENLKEAAAGENHEYTEMYPEFAKIAREEGFPAIAAAMEHIAIAEKYHEERYKALISNIERNRVFSKDSEIVWRCQNCGYNHTGATAPDRCPACDHPQAHFEIKDTNW, from the coding sequence ATGTCGCTGAAAGGAACCCGCACCGAGAAGAATCTGCTCATCGCCTTTTCCGGCGAGTCGCAGGCCCGCAACCGTTACACCTACTTCGCCAGCAAGGCCAAGAGCGAAGGATATGTGCAGATATCCAAGATATTTGAGGAAACGGCCAACCACGAGAAGGAGCATGCCAAACGGCTGTTCAAATTCCTTGAGGGCGGCGAGGTGGAGATAACCGCATCGTATCCGGCCGGGGTTATCGGAAGCACCCTGGAAAATCTCAAGGAGGCTGCCGCAGGCGAAAACCACGAGTACACCGAGATGTACCCCGAGTTTGCAAAGATCGCTCGCGAAGAGGGTTTTCCTGCCATCGCTGCGGCCATGGAGCACATCGCCATTGCGGAAAAATACCATGAGGAGCGCTACAAGGCGCTTATCTCCAACATTGAGCGCAACCGTGTTTTTTCCAAGGACAGCGAGATCGTCTGGCGCTGTCAGAACTGTGGATACAACCATACGGGCGCGACCGCCCCGGACCGTTGCCCGGCCTGCGACCATCCCCAGGCCCATTTTGAAATCAAGGATACCAACTGGTAA
- a CDS encoding AIR synthase-related protein: protein MLFRVVVGLKEGVRDVVGEKVARKIRSELGMAVDDVRIVSVFTLEGVSREQVDTVLERAALHDPVLHEVSLSPLARDFDWILEVGFRPGVTDNEGRTARETLGVVLGLTKAELESVRVYTSRQYLLRAGLDEAGVRRVAADLLANELIQRFEYKSAAQWAASPGFEARAARVTGKASDEVATVPLSTMTDDEMMEFSRANTLALSLRELHVIRDYYANPAVRAERETLGLGNEPTDAEVEVLAQTWSEHCKHKIFSAKIDYENRETGRSATYSSLYKTFIQGSTKALRERNAAAGPHGDYCLSVFKDNAGVIAFSEALNVCVKMETHNSPSALDPYGGALTGIVGVNRDPMGTGLGANLLCNTDVFCFASPFHEGELPPRLLHPRRVFEGVREGVEHGGNKSGIPTVNGSIVFDERYLGKPLVYCGTIGTMPKTVAGRPSHEKRAMPGDCIVMSGGRIGADGIHGATFSSEELHEGSPATAVQIGDPITQRKMYDFLMRARDRGLYNAITDNGAGGLSSSVGEMAEDSGGFDMDLARAPLKYDGLKPWEILVSEAQERMTMAVPPDRIDEFLALSAEMDVESTVLGTFTDSGRYLVRYGRKPVACLSMEFLHEGVPQMELEAVWERPAVVSRPVPGVADQGGLLKSMLGRLNICSKEYVVRQYDHEVQGRSAVKPMVGVKADGPSDAGVLRPELGSDRGLVVSHGICPQYSDLDTYWMMANAIDEAIRNAVAVGGDIGYMAGCDNFCWCDPVQSESTPDGRYKLAQLVRANQALAHFCLGFGVPCVSGKDSMKNDYKGGGRKISIPPTVLFSVIGVIPDVNRCVTSDFKAPGDLIYLLGLTRPEFGGSEVAVQLGFTSGRVPQVDLLSAKSRYQALFGAIQAGLVSACHDCSDGGLGVALAEMCIGGRLGARVDLAAVPVCETMDATGLLYAESASRLVVSVPPVHAGAFEARFAGQWVARIGAVDDTGTFRVGLGDAAVLSEPVEALARAFKATLDW from the coding sequence ATGCTTTTCCGTGTCGTTGTCGGACTGAAAGAAGGCGTCCGTGACGTGGTGGGCGAGAAGGTCGCCCGCAAGATCAGGAGCGAGTTGGGGATGGCCGTGGACGATGTGCGCATCGTCAGCGTTTTTACCTTGGAGGGCGTGAGCCGGGAGCAGGTGGATACGGTTCTTGAACGCGCCGCCCTGCACGATCCGGTGCTGCACGAGGTGTCGCTGTCCCCCCTGGCCCGCGATTTCGACTGGATACTCGAAGTGGGCTTTCGGCCCGGCGTCACCGATAACGAGGGGCGTACCGCCAGGGAGACCCTGGGCGTGGTCCTGGGGCTGACCAAGGCCGAGCTGGAGTCGGTCAGGGTCTACACCTCGCGGCAGTATCTGCTCCGGGCCGGGCTCGACGAGGCCGGAGTGCGGCGCGTCGCGGCCGACCTGCTGGCCAACGAGCTGATCCAGCGCTTCGAGTACAAGTCCGCGGCCCAGTGGGCCGCCTCGCCCGGATTCGAGGCCCGTGCGGCCAGGGTCACGGGCAAGGCCAGCGACGAAGTTGCCACCGTGCCGCTTTCGACCATGACCGACGACGAGATGATGGAATTCTCCCGGGCCAACACCCTGGCCCTGTCCCTGCGCGAGCTGCACGTCATCCGCGACTATTACGCAAATCCGGCGGTGCGGGCGGAGCGCGAGACCCTGGGCCTGGGGAACGAGCCCACCGACGCCGAGGTCGAGGTGCTGGCCCAGACCTGGTCCGAACACTGCAAGCACAAGATATTCAGCGCGAAAATAGACTACGAAAACCGCGAGACCGGGCGAAGCGCCACCTACTCCAGCCTCTACAAGACCTTCATCCAGGGCTCCACCAAGGCCCTGCGCGAGCGCAACGCCGCCGCCGGGCCCCACGGCGACTACTGCCTGTCGGTCTTCAAGGACAACGCGGGGGTCATCGCCTTTTCCGAGGCCCTCAATGTCTGCGTCAAGATGGAGACCCACAACTCGCCCTCGGCGCTCGACCCCTACGGCGGAGCCTTGACCGGCATTGTGGGCGTCAATCGCGATCCCATGGGCACCGGGCTGGGCGCAAACCTTTTGTGCAACACCGATGTCTTCTGCTTTGCCTCGCCCTTTCACGAGGGCGAGCTGCCGCCCCGGCTGCTGCATCCGCGCCGCGTGTTCGAGGGCGTACGCGAGGGAGTGGAGCACGGCGGCAACAAGTCCGGCATCCCCACGGTCAACGGCTCCATCGTCTTTGATGAGCGCTACCTTGGTAAACCCCTGGTCTACTGCGGCACCATCGGGACCATGCCCAAGACCGTGGCAGGCCGGCCCTCGCACGAGAAGCGGGCCATGCCCGGCGACTGCATCGTCATGTCCGGCGGCCGCATCGGCGCGGATGGCATCCACGGCGCGACGTTCTCGTCCGAGGAGCTGCACGAGGGCAGCCCGGCTACGGCCGTGCAGATCGGCGACCCCATCACCCAGCGCAAGATGTACGATTTTCTGATGCGCGCCAGGGACCGCGGCCTGTACAACGCCATTACCGACAACGGTGCGGGTGGCCTGTCCTCCTCGGTGGGCGAGATGGCCGAGGACTCGGGCGGGTTCGACATGGACCTGGCCCGCGCCCCGCTCAAGTATGATGGGCTCAAGCCTTGGGAAATCCTTGTTTCCGAGGCTCAGGAGCGGATGACCATGGCCGTGCCGCCGGACAGGATCGACGAATTCCTGGCCCTGTCCGCCGAGATGGATGTGGAGTCCACGGTGCTTGGCACCTTCACCGATTCCGGCAGGTATCTGGTGCGTTACGGCCGCAAGCCGGTGGCGTGCCTGAGCATGGAATTTCTGCACGAGGGCGTGCCGCAGATGGAGCTTGAGGCGGTCTGGGAGCGGCCCGCAGTGGTCAGCCGGCCTGTGCCCGGTGTGGCCGACCAGGGGGGGCTGCTCAAGAGTATGCTCGGCCGCCTGAACATCTGTTCCAAGGAATATGTGGTCCGTCAGTACGACCATGAGGTCCAGGGAAGGAGCGCGGTCAAGCCCATGGTGGGCGTCAAGGCCGATGGTCCTTCCGACGCGGGCGTGCTGCGTCCCGAGCTTGGCAGCGACCGGGGCCTGGTGGTCTCCCACGGCATCTGCCCGCAGTATTCCGACCTCGACACCTACTGGATGATGGCCAACGCCATTGACGAGGCCATCAGAAACGCGGTGGCCGTGGGGGGCGACATCGGCTACATGGCCGGGTGCGACAATTTCTGCTGGTGCGACCCGGTTCAGTCCGAATCCACCCCTGACGGCCGCTACAAGCTGGCCCAACTGGTCCGGGCCAACCAGGCTCTGGCCCATTTCTGCCTCGGGTTTGGCGTTCCCTGCGTCTCGGGCAAGGATTCCATGAAGAATGACTACAAGGGCGGGGGCCGCAAGATTTCCATTCCGCCCACCGTGCTCTTCTCGGTCATCGGCGTGATCCCGGACGTGAACAGGTGCGTCACCTCGGACTTCAAGGCTCCCGGCGATTTGATCTACCTGCTTGGCCTGACCCGGCCCGAATTCGGCGGCAGCGAGGTGGCTGTCCAGCTCGGTTTCACCAGCGGTCGCGTGCCCCAGGTGGACCTTCTCTCGGCCAAGTCGCGGTATCAGGCACTCTTTGGCGCCATCCAGGCAGGACTGGTCAGCGCCTGTCACGACTGCTCTGACGGCGGTCTGGGCGTGGCTCTGGCAGAGATGTGCATCGGCGGCCGGTTGGGTGCGCGTGTGGACCTTGCGGCCGTGCCTGTCTGCGAAACGATGGACGCCACCGGCCTGCTCTATGCCGAGTCGGCCAGCCGACTGGTGGTTTCCGTGCCCCCGGTCCATGCCGGGGCCTTTGAGGCGAGGTTTGCCGGGCAATGGGTCGCCCGCATAGGCGCGGTGGACGATACCGGGACGTTCCGGGTGGGTCTGGGGGATGCGGCGGTGTTGAGCGAGCCGGTGGAGGCGTTGGCCCGGGCTTTCAAGGCCACACTGGACTGGTAA
- a CDS encoding Fur family transcriptional regulator, with protein sequence MTANMGFRLSKQRKVILEELRKVKTHPTADEVYDMVRKIIPRVSLGTVYRNLEFLCSKGLAMKLGAPGAQKRFDGMAQPHPHLRCEICTRVVDVECDIAIPVIPDECAAGFEILNTNVEFVGICPECRATRQ encoded by the coding sequence ATGACGGCGAATATGGGTTTTCGGTTGTCCAAGCAGCGCAAGGTGATTCTTGAGGAACTCAGGAAGGTGAAGACGCACCCCACGGCGGACGAGGTGTACGACATGGTCCGCAAGATCATTCCCCGTGTGAGCCTTGGCACCGTGTATCGAAATCTTGAGTTTTTGTGCAGCAAGGGGTTGGCCATGAAGCTTGGCGCACCGGGTGCGCAAAAACGCTTTGACGGCATGGCCCAGCCGCATCCGCATCTACGGTGCGAGATCTGCACCCGGGTGGTGGATGTGGAGTGCGACATCGCCATACCCGTGATTCCTGATGAATGCGCTGCCGGGTTCGAAATCCTGAATACCAACGTGGAATTCGTGGGCATCTGCCCCGAGTGCCGGGCCACCCGCCAGTAA
- a CDS encoding DUF2065 domain-containing protein yields the protein MNIDWSLLIAAVGLAFVFEGLPYFLFAERMPRMLLRLATQPPKFLRFIGLAAIILGLLIISFGRSLSF from the coding sequence ATGAACATCGACTGGTCACTGCTCATTGCGGCCGTAGGGCTGGCATTTGTCTTTGAGGGACTCCCCTACTTTCTCTTTGCCGAGCGCATGCCGCGCATGCTGCTGCGGCTGGCCACCCAACCCCCGAAATTTCTGCGCTTCATCGGGCTTGCGGCCATAATCCTCGGCCTGCTCATCATTTCCTTCGGCCGCTCCTTATCCTTTTAG
- a CDS encoding cytochrome c family protein yields MFFSFGWPKVCVFFVVAVAVVVIGSVSVGGTNSGRYVGTESCGDCHDQEYENFKKFSKKAHSGDSVKIMAGDLTREELDECFVCHMTGFGKPGGFVSFEETPHMADAGCEVCHGPGYDHVESGGEPDLIIRKMKISDCETCHNAERVNAFNFKPLIYGGAH; encoded by the coding sequence ATGTTCTTTTCTTTTGGGTGGCCCAAGGTGTGCGTGTTCTTTGTGGTTGCTGTGGCCGTTGTCGTGATCGGGTCTGTTTCCGTTGGCGGGACCAACTCGGGAAGATATGTGGGCACCGAGTCCTGCGGCGACTGCCATGATCAGGAATACGAAAATTTCAAAAAATTTTCCAAAAAGGCCCATTCCGGGGATTCGGTCAAGATCATGGCCGGCGACCTGACCCGGGAAGAGCTTGATGAGTGTTTCGTCTGCCATATGACGGGGTTTGGCAAGCCGGGCGGGTTTGTCAGTTTCGAGGAGACACCGCACATGGCCGACGCGGGTTGCGAGGTCTGTCACGGCCCGGGCTACGACCATGTCGAGTCCGGCGGCGAGCCCGACCTGATCATCCGAAAGATGAAAATTTCAGACTGCGAGACCTGCCATAACGCTGAGCGCGTCAACGCCTTCAACTTCAAGCCGCTGATCTACGGCGGGGCGCACTAG
- a CDS encoding methyl-accepting chemotaxis protein: MKIINQSLGVKVILLSSLLTITAFTGLFIYNSYSTYAHTLHEVEVAAERVGDMLYMAIEDPMAVGDNEGTAHKFRELSERYADIGAYLTDYKGEITYATDESLVRKDIFEIRTENGLPRMMREGLERPVVMGELMEIEGRLQFAEVKTIENSPSCYHCHGRSRKILGALVLTVDVSPQFSALKTNQLRSAGISVVGVVALLAALIIFMRKSVVNRITSIAGTTEEVSKGNLDAPFTVTGEDELGKLSRYLGEMVSQIKDQLQYNKSVLEGIVVPLFVTDAQERLQFVNEPLREILGLSEKEVSGRKVSEVFSCDPGDETCDAAHVIASGVTISGNFHYNRADGTVFPLHFEASPLEDADGKTVGAICVLIDLTREENDRKNIEAQRQNLLVVANEVTEVANKLNAASEALSQQMANLARGVDTTADQTSQVATAMEEMNATVLEVAKNASETADASGRANKVAADGGVVVGKTVAEINTVAEITENLAGALASLSSRAENIGKVMAVINDIADQTNLLALNAAIEAARAGEAGRGFAVVADEVRKLAEKTMTATKEVEGAISLIQQSTTDVVREMDTVKERVLNTSDMAKEAGGVLDQIVTHSDSIADMVRGIATAAEQQSATSDEINTSVTHINDLSQEVLTGIRESNKGIQEVSEMAQHLSELVAKFRH; the protein is encoded by the coding sequence ATGAAGATCATCAATCAGTCTCTGGGCGTCAAGGTCATCCTGCTGTCCTCGCTGCTGACCATCACCGCGTTCACCGGGCTTTTCATCTACAATTCCTACTCCACCTATGCGCACACCCTGCACGAGGTGGAGGTGGCGGCCGAACGTGTCGGCGACATGCTCTACATGGCCATAGAGGACCCCATGGCCGTGGGCGACAACGAGGGCACGGCCCACAAGTTCCGCGAACTTTCGGAGCGCTACGCCGACATCGGCGCCTATCTTACCGACTACAAGGGCGAGATCACCTACGCCACGGACGAAAGTCTGGTGCGCAAGGATATCTTCGAGATCAGAACCGAAAACGGGCTGCCGCGCATGATGCGCGAGGGACTTGAGCGCCCTGTGGTCATGGGCGAGTTGATGGAGATCGAAGGCAGGCTCCAGTTCGCCGAGGTCAAGACCATTGAGAATAGCCCGTCGTGCTACCACTGTCACGGCCGGTCCCGTAAGATTCTGGGGGCGTTGGTGCTCACCGTGGATGTCAGCCCGCAGTTCAGCGCCCTGAAGACCAACCAGCTGCGCTCGGCGGGCATTTCGGTCGTCGGCGTGGTGGCCCTGCTGGCCGCGCTGATCATTTTCATGCGCAAGAGCGTGGTCAACCGCATCACCAGCATCGCCGGTACCACCGAAGAGGTCAGCAAGGGCAATCTGGATGCGCCCTTCACCGTGACGGGCGAGGACGAGCTTGGCAAGCTTTCGCGGTATCTTGGAGAGATGGTCTCCCAGATCAAGGACCAGCTCCAGTACAACAAGAGCGTGCTTGAAGGCATCGTTGTCCCCCTGTTCGTGACCGATGCGCAGGAGCGGCTGCAGTTCGTCAACGAGCCGTTGCGGGAAATCCTGGGATTGAGCGAGAAGGAGGTGTCCGGGCGCAAGGTTTCAGAGGTTTTCTCCTGCGATCCCGGAGACGAAACCTGCGACGCGGCCCACGTCATTGCCAGCGGCGTGACCATCTCGGGCAACTTCCACTACAACCGTGCCGACGGCACGGTCTTTCCGCTCCATTTCGAGGCGTCGCCGCTTGAGGACGCCGACGGCAAGACCGTGGGCGCCATCTGCGTACTCATCGACCTCACCCGCGAGGAGAACGACCGCAAGAACATCGAGGCCCAGCGGCAGAATCTGCTGGTAGTGGCCAACGAAGTGACCGAGGTGGCCAACAAGCTCAACGCAGCCTCCGAGGCGCTCTCGCAGCAGATGGCCAACCTGGCGCGGGGGGTGGACACCACCGCCGACCAGACCAGCCAGGTGGCCACGGCCATGGAGGAGATGAACGCCACCGTTCTTGAGGTGGCCAAGAACGCCTCGGAAACCGCCGATGCTTCGGGGCGGGCCAATAAGGTGGCCGCCGACGGCGGCGTGGTGGTGGGCAAGACCGTGGCCGAGATCAACACCGTGGCCGAGATCACCGAGAATCTGGCCGGGGCGCTGGCCTCCCTGTCGAGCCGGGCCGAGAATATCGGCAAGGTCATGGCCGTGATCAACGACATCGCGGACCAGACCAACCTGCTCGCCCTCAACGCGGCCATCGAGGCGGCGCGGGCTGGCGAGGCTGGCCGCGGTTTCGCCGTGGTGGCCGACGAGGTGCGCAAGCTGGCCGAGAAGACCATGACCGCCACCAAGGAGGTGGAGGGAGCCATTTCGCTGATTCAGCAGTCCACCACGGATGTGGTCCGGGAGATGGACACGGTCAAGGAGCGGGTGCTCAATACCTCGGACATGGCCAAGGAGGCGGGAGGGGTCCTCGATCAGATCGTGACCCACTCGGATTCCATTGCCGACATGGTGCGCGGCATCGCCACGGCGGCAGAGCAGCAGTCCGCCACCTCGGACGAGATCAACACCAGCGTCACCCACATCAATGATCTCTCCCAGGAGGTCCTGACCGGCATCCGGGAGTCCAATAAGGGCATTCAGGAGGTTTCGGAGATGGCCCAGCACCTTTCGGAGCTGGTGGCCAAATTCCGTCATTAG
- a CDS encoding ubiquinone/menaquinone biosynthesis methyltransferase, translated as MTGDQCRSATGAATPDEHGRRVAAMFGRIAGWYDFLNHALSGGQDIYWRYRLARAARPQPGETVLDLAAGTMDVSVELARQYPGCRVAALDFALPMLERGKVRKLSEGLEKRIFPVQADGRLLPLADASMGAATIAFGIRNILPRQDAYGEFLRVLKPGARLCILEFGTGSRRVWRGLYNFYLDTLLPFIGDRISGDPGAYRYLAETIKSFPDERALARELLDAGFARVYHVPMMSGIVYLHVAEKAGRG; from the coding sequence ATGACCGGGGACCAGTGCCGTTCGGCCACCGGAGCCGCCACCCCCGACGAGCATGGTCGACGAGTGGCCGCCATGTTCGGCCGCATCGCCGGGTGGTACGACTTTCTCAACCACGCCCTGTCCGGCGGGCAGGACATCTACTGGCGCTACCGTCTGGCCCGTGCTGCGCGACCACAGCCGGGAGAGACCGTCCTCGACCTGGCCGCCGGGACCATGGACGTGTCCGTGGAGCTGGCCCGCCAATACCCTGGCTGCAGGGTGGCTGCTCTGGATTTCGCCTTGCCCATGCTTGAGCGCGGCAAGGTCCGCAAGCTCTCGGAGGGGCTGGAGAAACGCATCTTTCCCGTTCAGGCGGACGGTCGCCTTCTGCCCCTGGCCGACGCCAGCATGGGCGCGGCCACCATCGCTTTCGGCATCCGCAACATCCTGCCCCGCCAGGATGCCTATGGGGAGTTTCTGCGCGTCCTCAAGCCCGGCGCCCGGCTGTGCATCCTGGAATTCGGCACCGGCAGCCGCCGGGTGTGGCGGGGGCTGTACAATTTTTATCTCGATACCCTGCTTCCCTTCATCGGCGACCGCATCTCGGGCGATCCGGGGGCTTACCGCTATCTGGCCGAGACCATCAAATCGTTCCCCGACGAACGCGCTCTTGCCCGCGAGCTGCTGGACGCCGGGTTCGCACGGGTCTACCACGTGCCCATGATGTCGGGCATCGTCTATCTGCATGTGGCCGAGAAGGCGGGCAGGGGCTGA
- a CDS encoding nucleotide sugar dehydrogenase has protein sequence MSMITFESLQNREEAIAVVGLGYVGLPLAVALGRHFRVLGVDVSERRVRELARRFDRTGEVDFAAVSGDVDLTFTSDLSALADARLILVAVPTPIDEYRSPDLRPVTGASESVGTYLQPGTVVVYESTVYPGLTEDICVPILEERSGLVCGSDFRVGYSPERINPGDKVHRLETIVKVVAGQDEATGKLLEAVYGTIVTAGIHRAPDIRTAEAAKVIENTQRDLNIALMNELAMIFDRMGIDTMDVLEAAGTKWNFLPFRPGLVGGHCIGVDPYYLTFKAEAMGFHPQVILAGRQINDSMGKFIAESTVKRLIRADVKIRGARVGVLGVTFKENVPDLRNTRVVDILAELADYGVVTLVHDAMADPEEARHELGIELCALDDLRDLDALILAVAHDQYREIPLDGIRQWFADPARALVMDVKGFFDRAGLEALDIEYWRL, from the coding sequence ATGAGCATGATCACTTTCGAGAGCTTGCAAAACAGGGAAGAGGCCATCGCCGTGGTCGGGCTGGGCTATGTGGGCCTGCCTCTGGCCGTGGCCCTGGGACGGCATTTTCGTGTTCTGGGCGTGGATGTGTCCGAGCGGCGGGTTCGCGAGCTGGCGCGGCGCTTCGATCGTACCGGCGAGGTGGATTTCGCCGCCGTGAGCGGGGATGTGGACCTGACCTTCACCTCGGACCTTTCCGCCCTGGCCGACGCCCGGCTCATCCTGGTGGCCGTGCCCACCCCCATCGACGAATACCGCTCGCCCGACCTGCGCCCCGTGACCGGGGCCAGCGAGTCGGTGGGCACCTATCTCCAGCCCGGCACCGTGGTGGTCTATGAGTCCACGGTCTATCCGGGCCTGACCGAGGACATCTGCGTACCCATCCTGGAAGAGCGCTCAGGGCTGGTCTGCGGCAGCGATTTCCGCGTGGGCTACTCGCCCGAGCGCATCAACCCCGGCGACAAGGTCCATCGGCTGGAAACCATCGTCAAGGTGGTGGCCGGACAGGACGAGGCCACGGGAAAGCTCCTCGAAGCGGTCTACGGCACCATCGTCACCGCAGGCATCCACCGCGCCCCGGACATCCGCACCGCCGAGGCGGCCAAGGTCATCGAGAACACCCAGCGCGACCTGAACATCGCGCTGATGAACGAGCTGGCCATGATTTTCGACCGCATGGGCATCGACACCATGGACGTGCTCGAGGCCGCCGGCACCAAGTGGAACTTCCTGCCCTTCCGGCCCGGGCTGGTGGGCGGCCACTGCATCGGCGTGGACCCCTACTACCTGACCTTCAAGGCAGAGGCCATGGGCTTTCATCCCCAGGTCATCCTGGCCGGGCGGCAGATCAACGACTCCATGGGCAAGTTCATTGCCGAGTCCACGGTCAAGCGGCTCATCCGGGCCGATGTCAAGATCAGGGGAGCGCGGGTGGGCGTGCTTGGCGTGACCTTCAAGGAAAACGTGCCCGACCTGCGCAACACGCGGGTTGTGGACATCCTGGCCGAGCTGGCCGACTACGGCGTCGTCACCCTGGTTCACGACGCCATGGCCGATCCCGAGGAGGCCCGCCACGAACTGGGCATCGAGCTGTGCGCCCTGGACGATCTGCGCGACCTGGACGCACTGATCCTGGCCGTGGCCCACGACCAGTACCGCGAGATCCCCCTGGACGGGATCAGGCAGTGGTTCGCCGACCCGGCCCGCGCCCTGGTGATGGATGTCAAGGGCTTCTTCGACCGGGCCGGGCTTGAGGCCCTGGACATCGAGTACTGGCGGCTGTAG